In Helianthus annuus mitochondrion, complete genome, the following are encoded in one genomic region:
- the rpl5 gene encoding ribosomal protein L5 produces MFTLHFHYEDVSRQDPLLKPNHANVMEVPGSCKIRVVPKAAPSDFIIKNGKLAMEIPCGQKLIQTQRASTGKSFRSNPFLGSNKEKKGYVSDLARQSTLRGHGMSHFLVKISAVMSLLDFPVEIREKSIQFLMEMEFCEFSPELEDHFEIFEHIRGFHVTILTSANTQDETLPPWSGFFQKDEGESQ; encoded by the coding sequence TCAGGATCCGTTGCTCAAACCGAATCACGCCAACGTTATGGAAGTTCCTGGATCGTGTAAAATAAGAGTAGTACCAAAGGCAGCACCTTCTGATTTCATAATCAAAAATGGAAAATTGGCTATGGAGATTCCGTGCGGGCAGAAATTAATACAGACACAAAGGGCTTCGACAGGAAAGTCGTTTCGATCCAATCCATTCTTGGGGTCAAATAAAGAAAAAAAAGGATATGTCAGTGACCTAGCACGGCAAAGCACTCTCCGAGGTCATGGAATGTCTCATTTTTTGGTAAAAATCTCCGCAGTAATGTCTCTGTTAGATTTTCCGGTCGAAATACGGGAAAAGTCCATTCAATTCTTGATGGAAATGGAGTTTTGCGAATTCTCCCCGGAACTGGAAGATCATTTCGAGATCTTCGAACATATTAGGGGGTTCCATGTCACTATTTTAACTTCGGCCAACACACAAGATGAGACTTTACCACCGTGGAGCGGCTTTTTTCAAAAAGATGAGGGGGAAAGTCAGTAA
- the coxIII gene encoding cytochrome c oxidase subunit 3, protein MIESQRHSYHLVDPSPWPISGSLGALATTVGGVMYMHSFQGGATLLSLGLIFILYTMFVWWRDVLRESTLEGHHTKVVQLGPRYGFILFIVSEVMFLFALFRASSHSSLAPTVEIGGIWPPKGIAVLDPREIPFLNTLIPLSSGAAVTWAHHAILAGKEKRAVYALVATVSLALVFTAFQGMEYYQAPSTISDSIYGSTFFLATGFHGFHVIIGTLFSIVCGIRQYLGHLTKEHHVGFEAAAWYWHFVDVVRLFPFVSIYWWGGI, encoded by the coding sequence ATGATTGAATCTCAGAGGCACTCTTATCATTTGGTAGATCCAAGTCCATGGCCTATTTCGGGTTCACTCGGAGCTTTGGCAACCACCGTAGGAGGTGTGATGTACATGCACTCATTTCAAGGGGGTGCAACACTTCTCAGTTTGGGCCTAATCTTTATCCTATATACCATGTTCGTATGGTGGCGCGATGTTCTACGTGAATCCACGTTGGAAGGACATCATACCAAAGTCGTACAATTAGGACCTCGATATGGGTTTATTCTGTTTATCGTTTCGGAGGTTATGTTCCTTTTTGCTCTTTTTCGGGCTTCTTCTCATTCTTCTTTGGCACCTACGGTAGAGATCGGAGGTATTTGGCCCCCAAAAGGGATTGCGGTTTTAGATCCTCGGGAAATCCCTTTTCTTAATACTCTTATTCCCCTTTCATCCGGAGCTGCCGTAACTTGGGCTCATCATGCTATACTCGCGGGGAAGGAAAAACGAGCAGTTTACGCTTTAGTAGCTACCGTTTCACTGGCTCTAGTATTCACCGCCTTTCAAGGAATGGAATATTATCAAGCGCCCTCCACAATTTCGGATAGTATTTATGGTTCTACCTTTTTCTTAGCAACTGGCTTTCATGGTTTTCATGTGATTATAGGTACTCTTTTCTCGATCGTATGTGGTATTCGCCAATATCTTGGTCATCTGACCAAGGAGCATCACGTTGGCTTTGAAGCAGCTGCATGGTACTGGCATTTTGTAGACGTGGTTCGGTTATTCCCATTTGTCTCTATCTATTGGTGGGGAGGTATATGA